One part of the Rhodococcus oxybenzonivorans genome encodes these proteins:
- a CDS encoding shikimate 5-dehydrogenase yields MNTLDKDTVLCISLSGRPSNIGTRFHNYLYGELGLNYVYKAFTTTDLPAAVGGIRALGIRGAGISMPFKEQVIDHVDVMHSSASVIESVNTIVNEDGVLHAYNTDYQAVANLLRENALPHSLSVAVAGSGGMAKAVVAAVRDFGFTDVTVVARNAETGGALAKQYGFSWQSELGHARPGLLINATPIGMAGGAEEDALAFELDAIEAAEAVFDVVAMPPTTPLIRAAAERHKTVITGAEVIALQAAEQFVLYTGVRPSPEEIRRASEYSRS; encoded by the coding sequence ATGAACACGCTCGACAAAGACACCGTTCTCTGCATCTCGCTTTCCGGTCGACCGAGCAACATCGGCACCAGATTTCACAACTATCTCTACGGTGAGCTTGGTCTGAATTACGTCTACAAGGCGTTCACCACCACCGACCTGCCGGCCGCGGTCGGCGGGATTCGTGCACTCGGTATCCGCGGGGCCGGTATCTCGATGCCGTTCAAGGAGCAGGTGATCGACCACGTAGACGTCATGCACTCGTCGGCGTCGGTCATCGAGTCGGTGAACACCATTGTCAACGAGGACGGCGTGCTGCACGCCTACAACACCGACTATCAGGCAGTGGCAAACTTGCTGCGGGAGAACGCACTTCCACACTCGCTGTCCGTCGCCGTCGCGGGCAGCGGTGGGATGGCCAAGGCGGTGGTGGCAGCAGTACGCGACTTCGGGTTCACCGATGTCACCGTGGTGGCGCGAAACGCAGAGACGGGCGGCGCGCTCGCGAAGCAGTACGGCTTTTCGTGGCAATCCGAATTGGGTCACGCTCGTCCGGGCCTGCTGATCAACGCGACGCCGATCGGGATGGCCGGTGGTGCCGAGGAGGACGCTCTGGCGTTCGAACTGGACGCGATCGAGGCGGCGGAGGCCGTGTTCGACGTGGTGGCGATGCCCCCGACCACGCCGTTGATCAGAGCGGCGGCCGAACGCCACAAGACCGTGATCACCGGCGCCGAGGTGATCGCCCTGCAGGCGGCCGAGCAGTTCGTCCTGTACACCGGCGTCCGCCCCTCTCCGGAAGAGATCCGGCGGGCGTCGGAGTATTCGCGGTCGTGA
- a CDS encoding molybdopterin-dependent oxidoreductase: MTTTIGDRPHAARAPERRRHLFSRALAGVIAAGVVLAVGELMSVLIDQNSSPFYAVGSTTVDRSPAWAREFAISTFGTNDKPALFAGMTLLIVLLAAAAGIVERPRAPFGSAILGILGAVGVFAATQRPSASWVYAVPTLAGVAAGIVVLRILTAAAQMPEGADGADSRMPRRRFLVLAATAAAAAAAAGAVGRYLGQQIAGAIDNRRNFAIPSVADKASPIAPGTDIGVPGATPFVTANDEFYRIDTALRVPRMTTDNWELHIHGMVDRELTLTWNDLVARTPVERIITLTCVSNEVGGVLAGNATWIGYPIRDLLDEVGVGAEADMLLSTSIDGFTAGTPIEALRDGRDAILAVAMNGEPLPFEHGYPVRQVVPGLYGYVSATKWVVDWEFTRFDAAEAYWTQRGWAEKAPIKTASRIDVPAPFAPLVPGPVLVAGTAWAQRRGIETVEVRVDNGPWEKAALAQQYTIDTWRQWTWEWQATPGLHTLQVRATDLSGNVQVEERTPPIPGGATGWHTRSFTVS, translated from the coding sequence ATGACTACCACGATCGGTGACCGGCCCCACGCCGCACGAGCGCCCGAGCGGCGACGGCATCTGTTCTCCCGTGCACTCGCGGGAGTGATCGCCGCCGGTGTCGTTCTCGCGGTCGGTGAACTCATGTCGGTGCTGATCGACCAGAACAGCTCGCCCTTCTATGCAGTGGGTTCCACCACGGTCGACCGCAGTCCGGCCTGGGCGCGCGAGTTCGCCATTTCGACGTTCGGAACGAACGACAAGCCGGCGCTCTTCGCGGGGATGACACTGCTGATCGTGTTGCTTGCCGCAGCGGCAGGCATCGTCGAGCGACCGCGCGCCCCCTTCGGCAGTGCCATCCTCGGAATTCTGGGCGCAGTCGGCGTATTTGCCGCCACACAACGCCCGAGCGCCTCGTGGGTCTACGCGGTGCCGACGCTCGCAGGGGTCGCGGCCGGAATCGTCGTACTCCGCATCTTGACGGCGGCGGCGCAGATGCCGGAAGGGGCCGATGGTGCGGATTCGCGGATGCCCCGCCGAAGGTTTCTCGTGCTCGCGGCCACTGCTGCTGCGGCGGCAGCGGCGGCGGGAGCTGTCGGACGGTATCTGGGCCAGCAGATCGCCGGGGCCATCGACAACCGTCGGAATTTCGCGATTCCCTCGGTCGCGGACAAGGCGTCTCCGATCGCTCCGGGAACCGACATCGGCGTACCGGGGGCCACCCCGTTCGTCACCGCGAACGACGAGTTCTACCGCATCGACACCGCGCTGCGTGTCCCGCGGATGACGACGGACAACTGGGAGCTGCACATCCACGGAATGGTGGACCGGGAACTCACCCTCACGTGGAACGACCTCGTTGCACGGACCCCGGTCGAACGGATTATCACGTTGACGTGCGTGTCCAACGAGGTCGGGGGAGTCCTCGCCGGCAACGCCACCTGGATCGGGTACCCGATCAGGGATCTCCTCGACGAGGTGGGCGTCGGTGCCGAGGCCGACATGCTGCTCTCGACGAGTATCGACGGCTTCACCGCAGGTACCCCGATCGAAGCATTGCGCGACGGTCGCGACGCAATTCTCGCGGTGGCGATGAACGGTGAGCCCTTGCCGTTCGAGCACGGCTACCCCGTGCGCCAGGTGGTGCCCGGTCTCTACGGTTACGTCTCCGCCACCAAATGGGTGGTGGATTGGGAGTTCACCCGCTTCGACGCGGCCGAGGCGTACTGGACGCAGCGGGGGTGGGCCGAGAAGGCACCGATCAAGACCGCCTCCCGCATCGACGTGCCGGCTCCCTTCGCGCCCTTGGTACCGGGTCCGGTACTGGTCGCTGGAACCGCCTGGGCGCAGCGCCGAGGAATCGAGACGGTGGAAGTGCGGGTAGACAACGGCCCGTGGGAAAAAGCTGCGCTCGCACAGCAATACACCATCGACACCTGGCGTCAATGGACCTGGGAATGGCAGGCGACACCGGGCCTGCACACACTGCAAGTGCGGGCGACGGACCTCAGCGGCAACGTACAGGTCGAGGAACGGACGCCGCCGATTCCAGGCGGCGCCACCGGGTGGCACACACGCTCGTTCACGGTGTCCTGA
- a CDS encoding HNH endonuclease family protein gives MRVLYVVLWALAVSGCGVSILDLSGPGPAPGSPPREHIEQLLAQVETVESRPHPGGYQRGCSGKEQCVFGPAWTDAQSAPAGHDGCDTRNNVLATDLRSVSFRDGTRECVVLSGVLADPYSGDLVTFDRSDAKAVQIDHVYPLAAAWDMGASTWPLERRIRFANDVMFELLAVNGDDNQDKGDQTPGDWLPPNPAYHCFYAGKYLSVAVEYGLPVTVADRKALADVAERCP, from the coding sequence ATGAGGGTTCTGTATGTCGTGCTGTGGGCTCTTGCGGTCAGTGGCTGCGGGGTATCGATCCTCGATCTGAGCGGGCCGGGCCCGGCGCCCGGCAGTCCGCCGCGCGAGCATATCGAACAGTTGCTGGCACAGGTCGAGACGGTCGAGTCCCGCCCGCACCCGGGTGGGTACCAACGCGGGTGCTCAGGCAAGGAACAGTGCGTCTTCGGTCCGGCGTGGACAGACGCCCAGAGCGCTCCAGCGGGGCACGACGGATGCGACACCCGCAACAACGTGCTGGCCACCGACCTGCGATCGGTGTCGTTCCGGGACGGCACCCGGGAGTGTGTCGTGCTGAGCGGGGTCCTCGCGGACCCGTACTCCGGCGATCTCGTCACCTTCGACCGCAGCGACGCCAAGGCCGTGCAGATCGACCACGTCTACCCGTTGGCCGCGGCCTGGGACATGGGTGCGTCCACGTGGCCACTGGAGCGCCGAATACGGTTCGCCAACGACGTGATGTTCGAATTGCTGGCCGTCAACGGCGACGACAACCAGGACAAGGGAGACCAGACTCCCGGCGACTGGCTTCCGCCGAATCCCGCGTATCACTGCTTCTATGCGGGCAAGTATCTCAGCGTCGCCGTCGAGTACGGCCTTCCTGTCACAGTCGCCGACCGGAAGGCACTCGCCGATGTGGCGGAAAGGTGTCCGTGA
- a CDS encoding DICT sensory domain-containing protein yields the protein MFVLAPDQSVDNPDRSVDNAEVGGLAVSPYTAAVRRLDNGALAALEVQLRGPVEGPLATPEALRTVARAMNEKRELDHLTWDVAGTVTADGVPVLVSIDLDSLPGLENRAADAGCLRREIVVVTAAIFSADPSRALRAVADARGRGRLIAVDEVGTHPAAIALLSLIEPDIILLAPAMITRRPDSDIARTAHAVAARVESSGAVVVATGVGTEVQRRRALSLGATYGVGEHLEDIESAPASRPDSATVEPFPPAPTWNTPDHDSRSPHAIASSGRTAVQSLKRLLVTMSTTLETHAAAAGPETLVLATFQRAEHFTDRTRTRWQNMASRIAYAGVYGVGMGHTVDEGIHQAPLAADDELVEEWNVVVLGPHFCCVLSAVDLHRGEADSEREFDYVVSYDRSTVVRCARAVLDRFTADPSSAG from the coding sequence ATGTTCGTTCTCGCCCCTGACCAGTCCGTCGACAATCCTGACCGGTCCGTCGACAATGCTGAAGTGGGCGGACTGGCAGTCTCGCCGTACACGGCGGCCGTGCGACGCCTGGACAATGGGGCGCTGGCCGCTCTCGAGGTGCAGCTGCGCGGGCCCGTGGAAGGCCCACTCGCGACCCCCGAAGCACTGCGGACCGTGGCCCGGGCCATGAACGAGAAGCGTGAGCTCGACCATCTCACCTGGGACGTCGCCGGTACGGTAACAGCGGACGGCGTTCCCGTACTGGTGTCGATCGACCTCGACTCCCTCCCCGGCCTGGAGAACCGCGCAGCCGATGCCGGGTGCCTGCGCAGAGAGATCGTCGTGGTCACCGCCGCGATATTCAGTGCCGATCCGTCCCGCGCACTGCGGGCCGTCGCGGATGCACGCGGCCGCGGAAGGCTCATCGCTGTGGACGAGGTAGGCACCCACCCCGCAGCCATCGCACTGCTGTCACTGATCGAGCCGGACATCATCCTCCTCGCGCCCGCCATGATCACGCGTCGCCCGGACTCGGACATCGCCCGCACCGCGCATGCGGTGGCTGCACGCGTGGAGAGTTCCGGCGCTGTGGTGGTCGCCACCGGAGTGGGCACCGAGGTGCAGCGCCGGCGTGCGCTCAGCCTGGGAGCGACGTACGGGGTCGGCGAGCATCTCGAGGACATCGAGTCGGCCCCGGCGTCGAGGCCGGATTCCGCGACTGTCGAGCCGTTCCCGCCGGCGCCGACCTGGAACACTCCCGACCACGACTCGCGCTCACCACACGCCATCGCCTCCTCCGGGCGCACCGCTGTCCAGAGTCTCAAGCGACTCCTGGTGACCATGAGCACCACCCTCGAGACGCACGCCGCCGCCGCGGGGCCCGAAACCCTGGTGCTGGCAACCTTCCAGCGCGCCGAGCACTTCACCGACCGGACGCGTACCCGTTGGCAGAACATGGCGAGCCGGATCGCCTACGCAGGTGTGTACGGCGTCGGCATGGGTCACACGGTGGACGAGGGCATTCATCAGGCTCCCCTCGCGGCGGACGATGAGCTGGTGGAGGAGTGGAACGTCGTGGTACTGGGCCCCCACTTCTGTTGCGTTCTCTCCGCCGTGGATCTTCACCGCGGAGAGGCAGATTCGGAACGCGAATTCGACTACGTGGTCTCCTACGACCGCTCGACGGTCGTGCGATGTGCGCGCGCCGTCCTCGACCGGTTCACCGCCGATCCGAGTAGTGCCGGGTAG
- a CDS encoding NADP-dependent oxidoreductase has protein sequence MSTAYGFREYGGPETQQFFDVAVPFPGPGQLQVAVHAAGVNPADWKVRAGTRKDTVPVTLPAVLGREVAGVVTAVGPRVADFAVGDAVFGATATGYGGYTDHTMLNASSTAHKPGSVSFADAATLPVAAGTAYDAMSTLNLPAGSRLLVIGAGGGVGVAALQLAAARGVSVLAVASRSKRDVVESLGAEWVESGAGLATRISEPVDAVFDLVGGDALAEAARLVLDPAAIVSVGDPLAARDLGGSSVERRRTTAVFAELAALVASGVLDPRVTHRFQLEQAGEALALVESGHAAGKVVIEVG, from the coding sequence GTGAGCACCGCATACGGCTTCCGCGAGTACGGCGGCCCCGAAACCCAGCAGTTCTTCGACGTTGCCGTCCCGTTCCCGGGCCCCGGACAGCTGCAGGTGGCTGTGCACGCGGCCGGGGTGAATCCCGCCGATTGGAAGGTGCGGGCAGGTACCCGCAAGGACACCGTGCCCGTCACGCTTCCGGCGGTGCTGGGCCGCGAGGTGGCGGGAGTGGTCACCGCGGTCGGTCCTCGGGTCGCCGACTTCGCGGTCGGCGATGCCGTGTTCGGAGCGACGGCCACCGGTTACGGCGGGTACACCGATCACACGATGCTGAATGCGTCGTCGACGGCACACAAGCCCGGGTCCGTCTCCTTCGCCGACGCCGCCACCCTTCCCGTGGCAGCAGGCACCGCCTACGACGCGATGTCCACGCTGAACCTGCCCGCAGGAAGCCGTTTACTCGTGATCGGTGCCGGCGGCGGCGTCGGGGTCGCTGCGCTGCAATTGGCGGCAGCCCGGGGCGTCAGTGTTCTCGCAGTCGCGAGCCGGAGTAAGCGTGACGTGGTCGAGTCGCTCGGCGCGGAGTGGGTCGAGTCCGGCGCCGGTTTGGCGACACGGATATCGGAGCCGGTCGATGCCGTATTCGACCTGGTCGGGGGCGACGCGCTGGCCGAAGCGGCCCGGCTCGTCCTAGATCCGGCCGCTATCGTCAGCGTCGGCGACCCGCTCGCTGCCCGTGATCTCGGCGGTTCGAGCGTGGAACGCAGACGCACCACCGCAGTCTTCGCCGAATTGGCTGCCCTGGTGGCCTCCGGTGTCCTGGACCCGCGGGTCACCCACCGCTTCCAGCTCGAGCAGGCGGGTGAGGCACTGGCGCTGGTCGAGTCCGGCCACGCCGCGGGCAAGGTCGTGATCGAGGTGGGTTAG
- a CDS encoding DEAD/DEAH box helicase, translating to MLHGLWTPGSGLMLWVEDRDLVAEESAADAVGRVLQRKFRHHVKVPMPAPSGPELVEWPAVALAPPDAAGFLLAVSPWDSRIAGDLRYLAHTVRGIERWARAGRVVPETHRAEGTWWPRWRLLGGERQRAWLTELTVAMPPVQRHGSGARSVLDDLVTELTDPITRHVLGNRPLDGRRSHPPHPFLAALVHGDSYEEGTPQLSGSLDRWRDSLTVDEPELVLRLLEPDDADVEGDWDPDTALWRLEVCLRPEGEAPVPIPLHHTDASRLQIGVRKLTEAVSAYPRLQDVPSDPDSLDLFLPTAVVIDLVGHGAVALKEKGISLLLPRAWSVASPSMRLRVSSPGTPASAENRSVGKDQLVQYDWELALGDTVLTAAEMTRLVNSKSDLVRLRGEWVRADSEVLARAARYVTERQGSGDRAIVDLIKDLIADDLSRLPVDEVTASGWAAALLEGDVQPEQVPVPDRLDAILRPYQQRGLDWLAFMSRLGLGAVLADDMGLGKTLQLLALLAHENAPSPTLLVCPMSVVGNWQREAARFVPTLRVHVHHGPQRLTGEELTAAVGASDLVITTYALLARDLAQLKEQQWRRVVLDEAQHIKNSKTSQARAARSIPAAHRVALTGTPVENRLDELRSILDFANSGILGSEAMFRKRFVVPIEREQDETAVARLRAVTSPFVLRRVKTDPAVIADLPDKFEMTVRANLTAEQAALYRAVVDDMMAQIKDKKGMKRKGAVLAALTKLKQVCNHPAHFLRDGSAVTRRGQHRSGKLGLVEDILDSVLADGEKALLFTQFREFGDLVAPYLSERFGTAVPFLHGGVTKQKRDDMVAAFQGDGGPPIMLLSLKAGGTGLNLTAANHVVHLDRWWNPAVENQATDRAFRIGQRRDVQVRKLVCVGTLEERIDAMIATKQELADLAVGTGENWVTEMSTEQLGELLRLGDEAVGE from the coding sequence ATGCTGCACGGTCTCTGGACACCCGGTTCGGGACTCATGCTGTGGGTCGAGGACCGGGATCTCGTGGCCGAGGAGTCCGCCGCCGATGCTGTCGGCCGGGTATTGCAGCGCAAGTTCCGGCACCATGTCAAGGTGCCGATGCCGGCGCCCTCGGGTCCGGAGCTGGTCGAGTGGCCGGCGGTGGCTTTGGCCCCGCCCGATGCCGCGGGGTTCCTGCTGGCGGTGTCGCCGTGGGATTCGCGGATCGCCGGCGATTTGCGATACCTCGCCCATACGGTGCGCGGAATCGAGCGATGGGCGCGTGCCGGTCGGGTGGTCCCCGAGACGCATCGTGCGGAGGGCACATGGTGGCCGCGTTGGCGACTGCTCGGCGGTGAACGACAGCGTGCCTGGCTGACCGAACTCACTGTCGCGATGCCGCCGGTGCAGCGCCACGGGAGCGGCGCCCGCTCCGTGCTGGACGACCTCGTCACCGAACTCACCGACCCGATCACCCGTCACGTTCTCGGGAACCGCCCGCTCGACGGTCGGCGCAGCCATCCGCCGCATCCGTTCCTCGCCGCGCTCGTGCACGGCGATTCCTACGAAGAGGGAACGCCGCAACTGTCCGGTTCGCTCGACCGCTGGCGTGACAGTCTCACAGTGGACGAGCCCGAACTGGTGTTGCGCCTGCTCGAACCGGACGACGCCGACGTCGAGGGGGACTGGGATCCGGACACCGCCCTGTGGCGGCTGGAGGTGTGCCTGCGTCCGGAAGGCGAAGCCCCGGTTCCGATTCCCCTGCACCACACGGACGCGAGCCGCCTCCAGATCGGTGTCCGCAAATTGACGGAGGCCGTGTCGGCGTATCCGCGACTGCAGGACGTGCCGAGCGACCCCGACAGCCTCGATCTGTTCCTCCCTACCGCGGTAGTGATCGACCTGGTGGGGCATGGTGCGGTCGCGTTGAAGGAAAAGGGCATCAGCCTGTTGCTGCCTAGGGCCTGGAGTGTGGCATCTCCGTCCATGCGGTTGCGGGTCAGTTCGCCGGGAACCCCGGCGAGCGCGGAGAACCGGTCGGTCGGCAAGGACCAGTTGGTGCAGTACGACTGGGAGCTGGCGCTCGGGGACACCGTCCTGACGGCCGCCGAAATGACTCGATTGGTCAATTCCAAGAGCGATCTGGTGCGGCTGCGCGGTGAATGGGTGCGGGCCGATTCCGAAGTGCTCGCTCGCGCGGCACGCTACGTGACGGAACGGCAGGGAAGTGGCGACCGTGCCATCGTCGACTTGATCAAAGACCTTATTGCCGATGATCTCTCGCGCCTTCCGGTGGACGAGGTGACGGCGAGCGGGTGGGCTGCCGCGTTACTCGAAGGCGACGTGCAGCCGGAGCAGGTTCCGGTCCCCGATCGGCTGGACGCCATCTTGCGGCCGTATCAGCAGCGGGGGCTCGACTGGCTGGCGTTCATGAGCAGGCTCGGACTGGGGGCCGTCCTCGCCGATGACATGGGCCTGGGTAAGACCCTGCAACTGCTGGCGTTGCTGGCGCACGAGAACGCGCCTTCGCCGACGCTTCTGGTGTGCCCGATGTCCGTGGTCGGCAACTGGCAACGAGAGGCGGCCCGCTTCGTTCCGACCCTGCGTGTGCATGTCCACCACGGCCCGCAACGGCTGACCGGTGAGGAGCTGACGGCTGCGGTCGGTGCGAGTGACCTGGTGATCACCACGTACGCGTTGCTGGCACGCGACCTCGCGCAGTTGAAGGAACAGCAGTGGCGCCGGGTGGTGCTCGACGAGGCGCAGCACATCAAGAACTCGAAAACGTCCCAGGCCAGGGCTGCCCGTAGTATCCCCGCTGCGCACCGGGTGGCGTTGACCGGCACACCCGTCGAGAACCGGCTCGACGAATTGCGTTCCATTCTCGATTTCGCGAATTCCGGCATCCTCGGCTCCGAGGCGATGTTCCGCAAACGCTTCGTCGTTCCGATCGAGCGGGAACAGGACGAGACCGCCGTGGCCCGGCTCCGGGCCGTCACGTCACCGTTCGTGCTCCGGCGGGTCAAAACCGATCCGGCGGTCATCGCCGACCTCCCCGACAAGTTCGAGATGACGGTGCGCGCCAATCTCACCGCAGAACAGGCGGCGCTGTATCGGGCGGTGGTCGACGACATGATGGCGCAGATCAAGGACAAGAAGGGGATGAAGCGCAAGGGTGCCGTGCTTGCCGCGCTGACCAAACTCAAGCAGGTGTGCAACCATCCTGCGCACTTTCTGCGGGACGGGTCCGCGGTGACGCGCCGCGGTCAGCACCGGTCGGGAAAGCTCGGTCTTGTCGAGGACATCCTGGACTCCGTACTGGCCGACGGCGAGAAAGCGTTGCTGTTCACCCAGTTCCGCGAGTTCGGCGATCTCGTGGCACCGTACTTGTCGGAACGTTTCGGTACCGCCGTGCCGTTTCTGCACGGAGGCGTCACCAAACAGAAGCGCGACGACATGGTGGCGGCATTCCAGGGTGACGGCGGACCGCCGATCATGCTGCTCTCACTCAAGGCGGGGGGTACCGGGCTCAACCTCACGGCGGCCAATCATGTCGTGCACCTCGACCGATGGTGGAATCCGGCAGTCGAGAACCAGGCCACCGACCGGGCGTTCCGCATCGGGCAGCGCCGAGACGTGCAGGTGCGGAAACTGGTGTGCGTGGGCACGCTCGAGGAACGGATCGACGCGATGATCGCGACCAAACAGGAGTTGGCTGATCTCGCGGTCGGAACCGGTGAGAATTGGGTGACGGAGATGAGCACCGAACAGCTCGGCGAGCTGCTGCGACTCGGCGACGAGGCGGTCGGCGAATGA
- a CDS encoding SWIM zinc finger family protein, translating into MTDRRPAPHFARYGSRRPVQGGLAARSRRGAFGHTWWGRELVDIIEFVGDKGRMSRGRSYARSGQVVSLEIRHGMVTGEVQGSQLQPFVATVSIDRLDEGEIAELVTLVRKQPGSLAMLAGGAVPEILGPLLLPSGSSALQYDCTCPDDGWPCKHAAAVAYLTTERIDENPLEILTLRGVDLDMLIEGVGGGTAEEDVADWFGDSAQLPALPDTDFRAAVDDLDPLLLRKAIRSVCADEREVDAAIADLNTLYQHLR; encoded by the coding sequence ATGACGGATCGGCGACCGGCACCGCATTTCGCTCGGTACGGCTCACGACGACCGGTGCAGGGCGGCCTGGCAGCACGCTCGCGGCGGGGAGCATTCGGCCACACCTGGTGGGGACGGGAACTGGTCGACATCATCGAGTTCGTCGGCGACAAGGGGCGGATGAGCCGTGGCCGCAGCTACGCGCGCAGCGGACAGGTCGTCTCCCTCGAAATCCGCCATGGGATGGTGACCGGCGAAGTCCAGGGCAGCCAGCTCCAGCCGTTCGTCGCAACCGTCTCGATCGACCGGCTCGACGAGGGCGAGATCGCCGAATTGGTCACGCTGGTGCGGAAACAGCCCGGCAGCCTTGCGATGCTCGCGGGTGGGGCAGTGCCGGAAATTCTCGGCCCCCTCCTGCTACCGTCCGGCTCTTCGGCGCTCCAGTACGACTGCACCTGTCCGGACGACGGCTGGCCGTGTAAGCACGCCGCTGCGGTCGCATATCTGACCACGGAGCGGATCGACGAGAACCCCTTGGAGATACTGACCCTGCGCGGGGTCGACCTCGACATGCTGATCGAGGGAGTCGGCGGTGGCACCGCCGAGGAGGATGTCGCCGATTGGTTCGGTGACAGCGCCCAACTACCCGCCCTGCCCGACACCGACTTCCGGGCGGCGGTCGACGACCTCGACCCACTGCTGCTGCGCAAGGCGATCCGATCCGTGTGTGCCGACGAGCGCGAGGTGGACGCCGCCATCGCGGACCTGAACACGCTATATCAGCATCTCCGTTGA
- a CDS encoding YkvA family protein, whose translation MIVGAAAGIAVFWLLLVVALMRANPGTMPVTDVLRLLPDVVRLVRRLAGDPTLPRGIRIRLTLLLIYLAAPIDVIPDFIPVIGYADDALVVALVLRSVTRRAGAHALARHWPGTPEGLAAVQHIAQPRAHRRA comes from the coding sequence ATGATCGTCGGTGCGGCTGCCGGCATCGCTGTGTTCTGGCTGCTGCTGGTGGTCGCTCTGATGCGAGCGAATCCCGGGACTATGCCCGTTACCGATGTACTTCGGTTGTTGCCGGACGTCGTGCGTCTCGTGCGTCGACTGGCAGGAGATCCCACGCTTCCCCGGGGCATCCGCATCCGGCTCACGCTTCTACTGATCTACCTCGCCGCACCGATCGACGTCATACCCGACTTCATCCCCGTCATCGGATATGCCGATGACGCACTGGTGGTGGCTCTCGTTCTACGCTCGGTGACCCGTCGAGCGGGCGCACACGCACTTGCCCGGCATTGGCCCGGCACTCCTGAAGGTCTTGCGGCCGTACAACATATCGCGCAACCGCGAGCGCACCGTCGTGCCTGA
- a CDS encoding CsbD family protein, with translation MSIVDKAKNAVQHAAGRSRESIGRATGDNELKNIGKADQRKASVKKAAERVKDVFKH, from the coding sequence ATGAGCATCGTCGACAAGGCCAAGAACGCCGTCCAGCACGCTGCGGGAAGGTCCCGGGAATCGATCGGCCGGGCCACCGGAGACAACGAGCTGAAGAACATCGGCAAAGCGGATCAACGGAAGGCCAGTGTGAAGAAGGCCGCCGAGCGAGTCAAGGACGTGTTCAAACACTGA
- a CDS encoding DUF1990 family protein has protein sequence MREFTYTEVGASRDLPFPSGYHHLDEQKVIGRGSAVFDSAVAQLFTWGMHRGAGVKVGLDTPTATPDAAVELRWGIGPVGLTFCCRVIYVVDEPRVKGFAYGSLEGHPETGEERFVVEHRPDDTVVASISAFSRPGRWFTRLGGPANRAVQKVMTRRYLDALVSQKR, from the coding sequence ATGCGCGAGTTCACCTATACCGAGGTGGGCGCCAGTCGCGACCTTCCGTTTCCGAGTGGATACCACCATCTCGACGAGCAGAAGGTGATCGGTCGTGGTTCCGCAGTGTTCGACTCCGCCGTCGCACAGCTGTTCACCTGGGGGATGCACCGCGGCGCCGGCGTGAAGGTCGGCCTCGATACTCCTACGGCGACTCCCGACGCCGCCGTCGAGCTTCGGTGGGGGATCGGTCCGGTCGGACTCACCTTCTGTTGCCGGGTGATCTACGTCGTCGACGAGCCCCGTGTCAAGGGTTTCGCCTACGGGTCGCTCGAGGGACACCCGGAAACGGGGGAAGAGCGATTCGTCGTCGAACACCGACCGGACGACACCGTCGTTGCGAGCATCTCCGCTTTCTCGCGGCCCGGCCGGTGGTTCACCCGACTCGGCGGCCCCGCGAACCGGGCAGTGCAGAAGGTGATGACGCGGCGCTATCTCGACGCGTTGGTGTCACAGAAGCGATAA
- a CDS encoding protein-tyrosine phosphatase family protein — translation MTDPWQPRAAGVLELPSGRRVRGRGLRRPVPPAPHPTFALYLLGRRPPSVEWEHRWLRWPDFWLPSDRSEATAALREVWARAESDRVEIACGGGVGRTGTALACLAVLDGVPNSAAVDYVRRHYSPRAVETPWQRRFVARFASADEP, via the coding sequence GTGACCGATCCGTGGCAGCCCCGCGCGGCCGGAGTGCTGGAACTTCCGTCGGGTCGACGCGTGCGCGGACGGGGGCTGAGGCGCCCGGTTCCGCCCGCTCCCCATCCCACCTTTGCGCTGTATCTGCTGGGCCGCCGCCCGCCGTCCGTCGAGTGGGAACATCGCTGGCTTCGCTGGCCCGATTTCTGGTTGCCGTCCGATCGCAGCGAGGCGACGGCTGCGCTGCGCGAAGTGTGGGCGCGCGCAGAGTCGGATCGCGTCGAGATCGCCTGTGGGGGAGGCGTCGGGCGCACCGGCACAGCGCTTGCCTGCCTCGCCGTACTCGACGGAGTGCCCAACTCGGCGGCGGTCGACTACGTCCGCCGGCACTATTCTCCCCGCGCCGTGGAGACACCGTGGCAACGCCGGTTCGTTGCTCGCTTCGCGTCTGCCGACGAGCCGTGA